From Bradyrhizobium symbiodeficiens, the proteins below share one genomic window:
- a CDS encoding ABC transporter substrate-binding protein yields the protein MSRKKLTRRQFVAATALSSAALVTAPYVRGASAAGKLSIGFWDHWVPGANKASTDLVNEWAAKEKVEVSIDYIPSQGNKNLLTIAAEAQAKSGHDIFAMPTWWAHSNADQLENVADIMGPIIAENGEVNGTVKYLGMSGSKWLGVPACVGSQIKGPCSRIDLMKKHAGIDVQAMYPAGSEPKADDWTLETFLKAAEACHKAGVPFGIGLGETTDNVDTAGAIFLSFGAQLVDAKGNLTVKTDAVRQALDFYKKLIGFLPPDVAAWDDASNNKWLVSGRGAMIMNPPSAWAVAKRDAPQVAEQCWTHGFPKGPKGRFAPYLPYFWSIWNFSKNKEAAKSLLIALSKPAAIEKMVNASGGYDLPAYEKLTTLKVWQEEGPPKGTLFHYPNPYKHQTLSIAASPAPPKIAQQIYAQATLTKMCLRYHQGEAMEKTLAWAEGECEGFMRS from the coding sequence ATGTCACGCAAGAAACTGACGCGACGTCAATTTGTGGCTGCCACTGCACTGTCCTCCGCGGCGCTGGTGACAGCGCCTTACGTCCGGGGCGCTAGCGCCGCCGGCAAGCTCTCGATCGGCTTCTGGGACCATTGGGTGCCAGGCGCCAACAAGGCCTCGACCGATCTGGTCAATGAATGGGCCGCCAAGGAGAAGGTCGAAGTCTCCATCGACTACATCCCAAGCCAGGGCAACAAGAACCTGCTGACCATCGCCGCGGAAGCGCAGGCAAAGTCAGGTCATGATATTTTCGCGATGCCGACGTGGTGGGCCCATTCCAATGCCGACCAGTTGGAGAACGTTGCCGACATCATGGGGCCGATCATCGCGGAGAACGGCGAGGTGAACGGCACGGTCAAATATCTGGGCATGTCCGGGAGCAAATGGCTCGGCGTCCCGGCCTGCGTCGGTAGTCAAATCAAGGGGCCCTGCTCCCGCATCGATTTGATGAAGAAGCACGCCGGCATCGACGTGCAGGCGATGTATCCGGCCGGCTCTGAACCGAAAGCGGATGACTGGACGCTCGAAACATTCCTGAAAGCTGCCGAAGCCTGTCACAAGGCCGGCGTCCCGTTCGGTATCGGCCTCGGCGAGACCACCGACAACGTCGATACGGCGGGCGCGATTTTCCTTTCGTTCGGCGCCCAGCTCGTGGACGCCAAGGGCAATCTCACCGTCAAGACCGATGCGGTTCGTCAGGCGCTCGACTTCTACAAGAAGCTGATCGGCTTCCTGCCGCCCGATGTCGCAGCCTGGGACGACGCATCCAACAATAAATGGCTGGTCTCCGGCCGAGGTGCGATGATCATGAATCCGCCGAGCGCCTGGGCGGTCGCCAAACGCGACGCGCCGCAGGTTGCGGAGCAATGCTGGACGCACGGATTCCCGAAAGGGCCGAAGGGGCGCTTTGCACCCTACCTGCCCTATTTCTGGAGCATCTGGAACTTCTCCAAGAACAAGGAGGCAGCGAAGAGTCTGCTCATCGCGTTGTCGAAGCCGGCAGCCATCGAAAAGATGGTCAACGCCAGCGGAGGCTACGATTTGCCCGCTTATGAGAAGCTCACAACGCTGAAGGTTTGGCAGGAAGAGGGTCCGCCGAAAGGGACGCTCTTTCACTATCCAAATCCCTACAAGCATCAGACGTTGTCGATTGCGGCCTCTCCCGCGCCGCCGAAGATCGCACAGCAGATCTACGCGCAAGCCACGCTCACCAAGATGTGCCTTCGGTATCATCAGGGCGAAGCGATGGAAAAGACGCTCGCCTGGGCCGAAGGCGAGTGTGAAGGCTTCATGCGGAGCTAA
- a CDS encoding carbohydrate ABC transporter permease, whose protein sequence is MADVALQPNTVGAAQPVRKRSGLKKALKRKSTAAFLMTLPLIILIALLVLYPAFYSLHLATLNKSMQRFVGFGNFEFLFKRDTFWLVVKQSCIFAITAVLFKALIGFIVAHFVHNIPAKGQRKWRGMLLVPWVIPPAMSTLAWLWLFDPSYSAFNYTLSFFGIGPIPWTGDADWARFSVILVNVWYGAPFFMIMYLASLKSVPEQLYEAAAIDGANWWQRIWYVTLPMMRNIIAITTLFSLIVTFANFDIVRILTAGGPLDHTHIFATWAFRIGIEGSDIPLGASVSLFMVPILAVAAIFILRDVNKRGNEA, encoded by the coding sequence ATGGCGGATGTCGCATTGCAGCCGAACACGGTCGGCGCAGCGCAACCGGTGCGAAAACGCTCCGGTTTGAAAAAGGCACTCAAACGCAAATCCACCGCGGCGTTCCTGATGACGTTGCCGCTGATCATCCTCATTGCACTTCTGGTGCTTTATCCTGCGTTCTATTCGCTGCATCTGGCGACCCTCAACAAGTCGATGCAAAGATTCGTCGGTTTCGGCAACTTCGAGTTCCTGTTCAAGCGCGACACGTTCTGGCTTGTCGTCAAGCAATCCTGCATCTTCGCCATCACCGCCGTTTTGTTCAAAGCGCTGATCGGGTTCATCGTCGCCCACTTCGTCCATAACATTCCGGCCAAAGGTCAGCGCAAATGGCGCGGCATGCTGCTGGTGCCCTGGGTCATTCCGCCCGCGATGAGCACGCTCGCATGGCTGTGGCTGTTCGATCCCTCCTACAGCGCGTTCAACTATACGCTGTCGTTTTTCGGGATCGGGCCGATCCCGTGGACGGGCGATGCCGACTGGGCGCGCTTTTCCGTGATCCTGGTCAATGTCTGGTACGGCGCACCGTTCTTCATGATCATGTATCTGGCTTCGCTGAAATCGGTGCCGGAGCAACTCTATGAAGCCGCAGCGATCGACGGAGCCAATTGGTGGCAGCGCATCTGGTACGTGACGCTGCCGATGATGCGCAACATCATAGCGATCACGACGCTGTTCTCGCTGATCGTGACCTTCGCCAATTTCGACATCGTGAGAATCCTGACCGCCGGCGGCCCTCTCGACCACACCCATATCTTTGCGACCTGGGCTTTCCGGATCGGCATCGAAGGAAGCGATATTCCGCTTGGCGCAAGCGTCTCCCTGTTCATGGTGCCGATCCTGGCGGTCGCAGCGATATTCATCCTGCGGGACGTCAACAAGCGCGGGAATGAAGCCTGA
- a CDS encoding carbohydrate ABC transporter permease — MSSVTIDKAAPRRSVKLGSMSRDRKWALRWSYFFLTLFAIFSLLPPIYMLITSLKSSAEISAATNPWWVFHPTLENYVGLLTSNQFLRFFLNSALVSIFVVTITMLISVPAAFALARMRFWGSATLATGVFLTYLIPDSLLFIPLFKVFAQFGDWTGIQLINRWYVLLFIYPTLTVPFCTWIMIGYFASIPKELDEAAIIDGASWFQTLTRIFIPVALPGLIAATIFAFTVSWAQFLYPLVFTTSTDQLVLPVGIITTLIKGDVFNWGQIMTGALLGAAPPLIIYAFLMDYYIAGLTAGATKG; from the coding sequence ATGAGCTCAGTCACGATAGACAAGGCCGCGCCGAGGCGCAGCGTCAAGTTGGGAAGCATGAGCCGCGACCGCAAATGGGCGCTGCGATGGTCGTACTTCTTTCTGACGCTGTTTGCGATCTTCTCGCTGCTGCCGCCCATTTACATGCTGATCACCTCTCTCAAGAGCAGCGCTGAAATCTCGGCGGCGACCAATCCATGGTGGGTTTTCCACCCGACTCTCGAGAACTATGTCGGCCTGCTGACGTCAAACCAGTTCCTGCGGTTCTTCTTGAATTCCGCGCTGGTTTCGATTTTCGTGGTCACCATCACGATGCTGATCAGCGTGCCCGCGGCATTTGCCCTCGCGCGGATGCGGTTCTGGGGGTCGGCCACGCTGGCGACCGGCGTGTTCCTGACCTACCTGATTCCGGACAGCCTGTTGTTCATTCCGCTGTTCAAGGTGTTCGCCCAGTTCGGCGACTGGACCGGCATCCAGCTCATCAACCGCTGGTACGTGCTGCTCTTCATCTATCCGACGCTGACGGTCCCGTTCTGCACCTGGATCATGATCGGATACTTCGCATCGATCCCCAAGGAGCTCGACGAGGCCGCGATCATCGATGGGGCGTCCTGGTTCCAGACGCTGACCCGGATCTTCATTCCGGTGGCGCTGCCGGGACTGATCGCCGCGACCATCTTCGCCTTTACCGTGTCCTGGGCGCAATTCCTCTATCCGCTCGTGTTCACGACCTCCACGGATCAACTCGTGCTGCCGGTCGGCATCATTACCACGCTGATCAAGGGCGACGTCTTCAACTGGGGACAGATCATGACCGGCGCGCTGCTCGGCGCGGCGCCGCCGCTCATCATCTACGCCTTCCTGATGGACTATTACATTGCCGGCCTGACCGCCGGTGCGACAAAGGGTTGA
- a CDS encoding ABC transporter ATP-binding protein — MADVALRKVVKRYDDVEAVRGIDLDIADHEFIVLVGPSGCGKSTTLRMIAGLEDITDGDIMIGGDVVNDVPPKDRDIAMVFQNYALYPHMTVAENMSFGLRLKHYPKAEIKARVTEAARLLDITDLIDRKPKQLSGGQRQRVAMGRAIVRNPKVFLFDEPLSNLDAKLRVQMRIEIKKVHQKVRTTTVYVTHDQVEAMTLADRVVVMNKGRIEQIGTPNELYHRPATRFVAGFIGSPAMNFLPCRLEDLGGTLQIRLTDRIAFALPPARAARYNSLPRTDKLLLGLRPEHLTEAHAHLGPGVETFDTVLDVTEPMGMETLVYFGLEGTPVCGRVDPNAGAKDGAPMRLAMDLNNMHLLNEATGVVL; from the coding sequence ATGGCTGACGTTGCTTTGCGGAAAGTGGTTAAGCGTTACGACGACGTCGAAGCCGTGCGCGGCATCGACCTGGATATCGCCGACCACGAGTTCATCGTGCTGGTCGGTCCCTCCGGCTGCGGCAAGTCGACGACGCTGCGGATGATCGCAGGCCTCGAGGACATCACCGACGGCGACATCATGATCGGCGGCGACGTCGTCAATGACGTGCCGCCGAAAGACCGCGACATCGCGATGGTGTTCCAGAATTACGCGCTCTATCCGCACATGACGGTCGCCGAGAACATGTCGTTCGGGCTCCGGCTCAAGCACTACCCCAAGGCCGAGATCAAGGCGCGCGTGACGGAAGCCGCCCGCCTGCTCGACATCACCGACCTGATCGACCGCAAGCCGAAGCAGCTCTCCGGTGGCCAGCGCCAGCGCGTCGCGATGGGCCGGGCCATCGTGCGCAATCCGAAAGTCTTTCTGTTCGACGAGCCGCTGTCCAATCTCGACGCCAAGCTGCGCGTGCAGATGCGGATCGAGATCAAGAAGGTGCACCAGAAGGTCCGCACCACCACGGTCTACGTCACCCACGACCAGGTCGAGGCGATGACGCTGGCCGACCGCGTCGTGGTGATGAACAAGGGGCGCATCGAGCAGATCGGCACGCCGAACGAGCTCTACCACAGGCCGGCGACGCGCTTCGTCGCCGGCTTCATCGGCTCGCCTGCGATGAACTTCCTGCCGTGCCGGCTCGAGGATCTCGGCGGCACGCTTCAGATCCGCCTCACCGACCGCATCGCCTTTGCGCTCCCGCCGGCCCGCGCGGCGCGTTACAATTCGCTGCCGCGCACCGACAAGCTGCTGCTCGGCCTCCGCCCCGAGCATCTCACCGAGGCGCACGCGCATCTCGGACCGGGCGTTGAGACCTTCGACACCGTGCTCGACGTCACCGAGCCGATGGGCATGGAGACGCTGGTCTATTTCGGCCTCGAGGGCACGCCGGTCTGTGGCCGCGTCGATCCCAATGCCGGCGCCAAGGACGGGGCACCCATGCGTTTGGCGATGGACCTCAATAACATGCACCTGCTAAACGAGGCGACCGGCGTCGTGTTGTGA
- a CDS encoding hydroxyacid dehydrogenase, translating to MATNKKKIFVTQTLSQGARALLTQRDDIELVEFPNLISAKDFEVMLKSHAPVHGVALGATAFGETELEAAKDMKVVTRIGVGYDAVDVPALSRRKVPLMVAGSANSPSVAEQALFMMLTLAKRAQELHACVKDGKWADRLGMLPFDLYGKTVLIIGFGRIGTRTAKRCLAMEMTVQVYDPYKPAAEIKAAGCEPVADLDAALPHADFVTIHCPKTPETIGLFDADRIGRMKPKSYLINTARGGIVKEAALYDALVSGKVAGAGIDVFEVEPPPVSNALFALPNVIIAPHVAGVTVEAVSRMSEQTARNILSVLDGDPIRQNIINQDVLG from the coding sequence ATGGCGACCAACAAGAAGAAGATTTTCGTTACACAAACTTTGTCGCAAGGGGCACGCGCCCTTCTCACCCAGCGGGACGATATCGAACTCGTCGAGTTTCCGAACCTGATCTCGGCGAAAGACTTTGAGGTCATGCTGAAGAGCCATGCGCCGGTTCATGGCGTCGCGCTCGGCGCGACCGCCTTCGGCGAGACCGAACTCGAAGCAGCGAAAGATATGAAGGTCGTCACCCGCATCGGTGTCGGCTACGACGCCGTCGACGTGCCCGCTCTGTCCCGCCGCAAGGTGCCACTGATGGTCGCGGGCAGCGCCAACTCGCCCTCGGTCGCCGAGCAGGCGCTGTTCATGATGCTGACGCTGGCCAAGCGCGCGCAAGAGTTGCACGCCTGCGTCAAGGACGGCAAATGGGCCGACCGGCTCGGCATGCTGCCGTTCGATCTCTACGGCAAGACCGTGCTGATCATCGGCTTCGGCCGCATCGGCACCCGTACCGCCAAGCGGTGCCTGGCGATGGAAATGACCGTGCAGGTCTACGATCCCTACAAGCCGGCCGCCGAGATCAAGGCCGCCGGCTGCGAGCCCGTCGCCGACCTCGATGCCGCGCTGCCTCACGCCGATTTCGTCACCATCCACTGCCCGAAGACGCCGGAAACGATCGGCCTGTTCGATGCTGACAGGATCGGCCGGATGAAGCCGAAATCCTATCTCATCAACACCGCGCGCGGCGGCATCGTGAAGGAAGCCGCGCTGTACGACGCCCTGGTCTCCGGCAAGGTCGCAGGCGCCGGCATCGACGTGTTCGAGGTGGAGCCGCCGCCGGTCAGCAACGCGCTGTTCGCGCTGCCCAACGTCATCATCGCCCCGCACGTCGCCGGCGTCACCGTCGAAGCGGTGAGCCGCATGAGCGAACAGACCGCGCGCAATATCCTGAGTGTGCTGGACGGCGATCCGATCCGGCAGAACATCATCAACCAGGATGTGCTCGGCTGA
- a CDS encoding DUF1993 domain-containing protein, with amino-acid sequence MYEASVGLFVPHLRNLSGLLDKGVAYAETRKFNPAILLGMRLAPNMYDLAQQVGEACRHAVVAPALLAEREPVALPALEHDMAGLQARIATSIEFIESLPRAEINAAAERNVFFRLKNGTELPFTGRALLLTFSVPQFFFHVTTAYDLLRHAGVELAKKDYLGRR; translated from the coding sequence ATGTACGAAGCCTCTGTCGGCCTCTTCGTCCCGCATTTGCGTAACCTGTCGGGGCTGCTCGACAAGGGCGTGGCCTATGCGGAGACCCGCAAGTTCAATCCGGCGATTCTGCTCGGTATGCGGCTGGCCCCGAACATGTACGATCTGGCGCAGCAGGTCGGCGAGGCCTGCCGGCATGCGGTGGTCGCCCCGGCCTTGCTGGCGGAGCGCGAGCCGGTGGCGCTGCCGGCGCTGGAGCACGACATGGCCGGACTGCAGGCCCGGATCGCAACCTCGATCGAGTTTATCGAAAGCCTGCCGCGCGCGGAGATTAATGCGGCGGCGGAGCGGAATGTCTTCTTCAGGCTGAAGAACGGGACCGAGCTGCCCTTCACCGGGCGAGCGCTGCTGCTGACCTTCAGTGTCCCGCAGTTCTTCTTTCACGTCACGACCGCCTACGACCTGCTGCGGCACGCAGGTGTCGAGCTCGCGAAGAAGGATTATCTCGGCAGGCGGTAG
- a CDS encoding transporter substrate-binding domain-containing protein produces MIVRLAVRILAALAVALLADLSAHAQQAPSRLDEIVKRGTLRVGMTGDYKPFTYLDKATQKFSGFDVDMAEALGKALGVKVEFVPTAWPKLMKDFEADQFDIAMGGVSVTLDRQRKGFFTTPIMREGKTPIARCADVGKYQSIADIDKKGTRVIVNPGGTNERFARANVRDAEITVFSDNTVIFDEIAKGNADLMMTDASETRYQQKQHAGVLCAVHPEKPFDFSEKAYWLQRDMALKAFVDQWLHISMEDGSYKKIYAAWFD; encoded by the coding sequence ATGATCGTTCGATTGGCTGTTCGGATCCTGGCGGCGTTGGCCGTGGCGTTGCTGGCAGATCTTTCGGCTCACGCGCAGCAGGCGCCCTCGCGCCTCGACGAGATCGTCAAGCGCGGCACCTTGCGGGTCGGCATGACCGGCGACTACAAGCCCTTCACCTATCTGGACAAGGCGACGCAGAAATTCAGCGGTTTCGACGTCGACATGGCCGAAGCACTCGGCAAGGCGCTCGGGGTCAAGGTCGAGTTCGTGCCCACGGCTTGGCCGAAGCTGATGAAGGATTTCGAGGCCGACCAGTTCGACATCGCCATGGGCGGCGTCTCGGTCACGCTCGACCGGCAAAGGAAAGGCTTCTTCACGACGCCGATCATGCGCGAGGGCAAGACGCCGATCGCCCGCTGCGCCGACGTCGGCAAGTACCAGAGCATCGCGGACATCGACAAGAAAGGCACCCGCGTGATCGTCAATCCCGGCGGCACCAACGAGCGTTTCGCGCGTGCCAACGTCAGGGATGCAGAGATCACCGTCTTCTCCGACAATACCGTGATCTTCGACGAGATCGCCAAGGGCAACGCCGATCTGATGATGACGGACGCCTCCGAGACGCGCTACCAGCAGAAGCAGCATGCCGGCGTACTGTGCGCGGTGCATCCCGAAAAGCCGTTCGACTTCTCCGAGAAGGCCTATTGGCTCCAGCGCGACATGGCGCTGAAGGCCTTCGTCGACCAGTGGCTGCACATTTCCATGGAGGACGGCAGCTACAAGAAGATCTACGCCGCCTGGTTCGACTAG
- a CDS encoding DUF2147 domain-containing protein, giving the protein MRKLLATAAFLLASTAAQAQYTFEYGGRTIRIDPDRGTVQIPGVYDNTGQGKAKKAKKNEATPGQQAPQQATVEPQTPAAPPAPAPTTTAPAAAAPVPAPAPAAAAPPSAPPPATASNPPAETAVLPPPAPPPAPAPVEQQAAPAAPPPAPTVAAAPPAVAPPPPPAPARPPVQAAAVAPPAPAAAPTRDLNSPLGVWLTEEKEGKVRIEQCGNNLCGYSVDSKSNQNGEQVLINMKPGKDQKWSGRILDPNSGSTYDSTIALKGTDRLRVQGCAFGGMFCGGQTWTRVN; this is encoded by the coding sequence ATGAGGAAGCTGTTGGCCACGGCCGCATTCCTTTTGGCGAGCACCGCTGCGCAGGCGCAGTACACCTTCGAATATGGCGGGCGTACCATCCGCATCGACCCGGACCGCGGCACCGTGCAGATCCCGGGCGTGTACGACAACACCGGCCAGGGCAAGGCGAAGAAAGCCAAGAAGAACGAGGCGACCCCGGGCCAGCAGGCACCGCAGCAAGCCACGGTCGAGCCGCAAACGCCGGCTGCGCCTCCGGCCCCCGCCCCGACGACCACCGCGCCGGCCGCCGCCGCACCGGTGCCCGCGCCTGCCCCCGCGGCCGCAGCACCACCGTCGGCTCCCCCGCCAGCGACCGCCAGCAATCCGCCGGCCGAGACCGCCGTCTTGCCGCCGCCCGCGCCTCCTCCGGCCCCCGCGCCGGTCGAGCAGCAGGCAGCACCCGCCGCACCTCCGCCGGCCCCGACCGTGGCTGCGGCACCTCCGGCTGTAGCCCCGCCTCCTCCGCCCGCGCCGGCTCGTCCCCCCGTTCAGGCCGCCGCCGTCGCGCCGCCAGCGCCTGCAGCCGCGCCCACGCGTGATCTCAATTCACCGCTCGGCGTCTGGCTCACCGAGGAGAAGGAAGGGAAGGTCCGCATCGAGCAATGCGGCAACAACCTTTGCGGCTATTCGGTCGACAGCAAATCGAACCAGAACGGCGAGCAGGTCCTGATCAACATGAAGCCCGGCAAGGACCAGAAATGGTCCGGCCGCATCCTCGATCCGAACTCCGGCTCGACCTACGATTCGACGATCGCGCTGAAGGGCACCGACCGCCTGCGCGTGCAGGGCTGCGCCTTCGGCGGCATGTTCTGCGGCGGCCAGACCTGGACGCGCGTGAATTGA
- a CDS encoding (R)-mandelonitrile lyase has product MEITVAGTRPTRRAPKENFTGTVWQDPVIMAPAPARLNCSRVAFEPGARTNWHHHPLGQTLYVISGVGRVQTKGGPVREIRPGDTVWIPPGELHWHGASPTNGMCHIAMQEALDGVYSTWLEPVTDADYGAALG; this is encoded by the coding sequence ATGGAGATCACTGTTGCAGGCACGCGGCCGACCCGCCGCGCGCCCAAGGAAAACTTCACCGGCACCGTGTGGCAGGACCCCGTGATCATGGCGCCCGCGCCGGCACGGCTGAACTGCTCGCGGGTCGCGTTCGAGCCGGGCGCGCGCACCAATTGGCATCACCATCCGCTCGGGCAGACGCTCTATGTCATCTCCGGCGTCGGCCGCGTCCAGACCAAGGGCGGCCCGGTCAGGGAGATTCGCCCTGGCGACACCGTCTGGATTCCGCCGGGTGAGCTGCACTGGCACGGGGCCTCGCCGACCAACGGCATGTGCCACATCGCCATGCAGGAAGCGCTCGATGGCGTCTACTCGACCTGGCTTGAGCCGGTCACGGACGCGGACTACGGGGCGGCGCTGGGCTGA
- the pxpB gene encoding 5-oxoprolinase subunit PxpB, which yields MAVPLPPPRLLPSGDSAVTVEFSRTIDDDANQRVLALDKALAASPIDGITETVPTYRSLLVHYDPGKIGFDALGEKLLPIAIQPPPPVTKARRWRIPVAYGGEHGIDLEDVAKALDTTPDDIVARHAGGDYKVAMIGFTPGWSYLSGLDKSLHMSRRQSPRLLTPAGTISIGGVQAGIQCLAAPSGWHLLGRTPVRTYQLHRNPTFLTEPGDRVTFFAIHHKEFEELDRAAEAGEIVAEQVIA from the coding sequence ATGGCCGTGCCGCTCCCTCCGCCCCGCCTTCTGCCCAGTGGCGACAGCGCCGTCACGGTCGAGTTCAGCCGCACCATCGACGACGATGCCAACCAGCGCGTGCTGGCGTTGGACAAGGCGCTTGCAGCGAGCCCCATCGATGGCATCACCGAGACTGTGCCGACCTATCGCTCGCTGCTGGTGCATTACGATCCCGGCAAGATCGGTTTCGATGCGCTTGGCGAGAAGCTGCTGCCGATCGCCATTCAGCCGCCGCCCCCTGTGACCAAGGCGCGCCGCTGGCGCATTCCCGTCGCCTATGGCGGCGAGCATGGCATCGACCTCGAGGATGTCGCCAAGGCGCTCGACACCACGCCGGACGACATCGTCGCCCGACATGCGGGCGGCGACTACAAGGTGGCCATGATCGGATTCACGCCGGGCTGGTCCTATCTCAGCGGCCTCGACAAATCCCTGCACATGTCGCGCCGGCAGTCGCCGCGGCTGCTGACGCCCGCCGGCACGATCTCGATCGGCGGCGTTCAGGCCGGGATCCAGTGCCTGGCCGCCCCGAGCGGCTGGCATCTACTCGGCCGCACGCCGGTCCGAACCTATCAGCTCCACCGCAATCCCACTTTCCTCACCGAACCCGGTGATCGCGTGACGTTTTTCGCCATCCACCACAAGGAGTTCGAGGAGCTGGATCGCGCTGCGGAAGCCGGCGAGATCGTCGCCGAGCAGGTGATCGCATGA
- a CDS encoding biotin-dependent carboxyltransferase family protein, with protein sequence MSRLVVASIGPASSVQDGGRHGAQRYGLTVSGAMDRLSLAAANTLVGNAPFAAAVEIGPFGAVFTARDGAVRVAISGAPRNADVAGSPVAMDNSVTLKDGETLTLGFARGGAFTYLAIEGTIKGEPVFGSLAVNARAGLGSPYPRPLQAGDEFSVDAASGAPELRIELPKPVSGPIRVLLGPQDDEFDDANKALFLDSEWKISATSDRMGYRLEGPAIKHLHGHNIVSDGTVNGSIQVPGNGAPIALMMDRGTSGGYPKIATVITADVGRLAQTSAGTAFRFKAVSVAEAQDEAKKFAQLIRNLPDRLRTADSVALNIEALSDANVAGYAVSAVDAGTWQVTAEP encoded by the coding sequence ATGAGCCGCCTCGTCGTCGCCAGCATCGGCCCGGCCAGCTCCGTGCAGGACGGCGGACGCCACGGTGCGCAGCGCTACGGCCTGACGGTCAGCGGCGCCATGGATCGGCTGTCGCTGGCCGCGGCGAATACGCTGGTCGGCAACGCGCCGTTCGCAGCCGCTGTCGAGATCGGCCCGTTCGGCGCCGTCTTCACCGCGCGTGACGGCGCGGTGCGTGTGGCGATTTCAGGCGCGCCGCGCAATGCGGACGTCGCAGGAAGCCCGGTCGCGATGGACAATTCGGTGACGCTGAAGGACGGCGAGACGCTGACGCTGGGCTTTGCCCGCGGCGGCGCCTTCACCTATCTCGCGATCGAAGGCACCATCAAGGGAGAGCCGGTGTTCGGCAGTCTTGCCGTCAATGCCCGCGCCGGCCTCGGCAGCCCCTACCCGCGCCCGCTCCAGGCCGGCGACGAATTCAGCGTCGATGCCGCAAGCGGTGCGCCGGAGCTTCGGATCGAGTTGCCGAAGCCGGTGAGCGGCCCGATCCGCGTCCTGCTGGGCCCGCAGGACGACGAGTTCGACGACGCCAACAAGGCGCTGTTCCTGGACAGCGAGTGGAAGATCTCGGCGACCTCCGATCGCATGGGCTATCGGCTCGAGGGCCCTGCCATCAAGCATCTGCACGGCCACAACATCGTCTCCGACGGTACCGTCAATGGCAGCATCCAGGTGCCCGGCAACGGCGCGCCGATCGCGTTGATGATGGACCGCGGCACCTCCGGCGGTTATCCCAAGATCGCAACGGTGATCACCGCCGATGTCGGCCGCCTCGCCCAGACCTCGGCGGGAACCGCGTTCCGTTTCAAGGCGGTCAGCGTGGCCGAGGCGCAGGACGAGGCCAAGAAGTTCGCGCAACTGATCCGCAACCTGCCCGATCGCCTGCGCACCGCCGACAGCGTCGCGCTCAACATCGAGGCGCTCAGCGATGCCAACGTCGCGGGCTATGCGGTCAGCGCCGTGGATGCCGGGACCTGGCAGGTGACGGCGGAGCCATAA
- a CDS encoding LamB/YcsF family protein, which translates to MKTIDLNCDLGEGFGAWEMGNDAAMIELASSVNVACGFHAGDPDIMRRTVELAKARGVSVGAHPGYRDLHGFGRHPIAGLKASEIENLVAYQIGALQAIATAAGHKVTHVKAHGALSNVACEDDMTAKAIAAGIRAVDPSLIFVVLANSKLVKAGEDANLPMVHEVFADRAYEDDGNLVSRKKLGAVLHDAKAIADRVVRMVQDGAVVSVTGKVIKMRTDTVCIHGDTHGAVEIARTLRQALKDAGIEVAPFKRGA; encoded by the coding sequence ATGAAGACGATCGATCTTAACTGCGACCTCGGCGAAGGTTTTGGCGCGTGGGAGATGGGCAACGACGCCGCCATGATCGAGCTGGCGAGCTCGGTCAACGTTGCCTGCGGCTTCCATGCCGGCGATCCCGACATCATGCGCCGGACGGTGGAACTGGCGAAGGCGCGCGGCGTCTCGGTCGGCGCCCACCCCGGATATCGCGACCTTCACGGTTTCGGCCGGCATCCGATCGCCGGTCTGAAGGCGTCCGAGATCGAGAACCTCGTCGCCTACCAGATCGGAGCGCTGCAGGCGATCGCGACCGCGGCCGGCCACAAGGTCACCCATGTGAAGGCGCATGGCGCGCTCTCGAACGTCGCCTGCGAGGACGATATGACCGCGAAAGCCATCGCCGCCGGCATCCGGGCGGTCGATCCCAGCCTGATCTTCGTCGTGCTCGCCAATTCGAAGCTGGTGAAAGCCGGCGAGGACGCCAATCTACCGATGGTGCACGAGGTGTTCGCCGACCGCGCCTATGAGGACGACGGCAACCTCGTATCGCGCAAGAAGCTAGGTGCGGTGCTGCACGATGCCAAGGCGATCGCCGACCGTGTGGTGCGCATGGTGCAGGACGGCGCGGTGGTGTCGGTGACCGGCAAGGTGATCAAGATGCGCACGGACACGGTGTGTATTCACGGCGACACCCACGGCGCCGTCGAGATCGCGCGGACCTTGCGTCAGGCGTTGAAGGATGCGGGGATCGAGGTCGCGCCGTTCAAGCGCGGCGCCTGA